Proteins encoded in a region of the Massilia sp. UMI-21 genome:
- a CDS encoding PEP-CTERM sorting domain-containing protein, whose product MIKKWMLALTLVSSMGWAQAAVLLAEDFDDVSALPGQGWIFDNQSQPPGVAPGWVQGNPAVFEAHEGAPDAYIASSFESAAPGGELDDRLFTPVFSLDNGAVASFWLRGAADAGFSDIVVYGYTNGAPDTGAFIKSMTVTAPQDGWTEFTLTIDPMAGMFARLGFVHAGEEARANYVGLDTLRIDTLRAPPSGVPEPATLLIFGLGMAGLAAARRR is encoded by the coding sequence ATGATCAAGAAGTGGATGCTTGCCCTGACTTTGGTGTCCTCGATGGGCTGGGCACAGGCAGCGGTCCTGCTGGCGGAAGATTTCGACGACGTCAGCGCCCTGCCGGGCCAGGGCTGGATTTTCGATAACCAAAGCCAACCGCCGGGCGTGGCGCCAGGCTGGGTGCAGGGCAACCCGGCGGTGTTCGAGGCCCATGAGGGCGCTCCGGACGCCTATATCGCCTCGAGCTTCGAAAGCGCGGCGCCGGGCGGAGAGCTCGACGACCGCCTGTTCACGCCCGTGTTCTCGCTCGATAACGGCGCTGTCGCCAGCTTCTGGCTGCGCGGCGCCGCCGACGCGGGCTTCAGCGATATCGTGGTCTACGGCTATACCAACGGCGCGCCGGACACGGGCGCCTTCATCAAGTCGATGACGGTCACCGCCCCGCAGGACGGCTGGACCGAGTTCACCCTGACCATCGATCCGATGGCAGGCATGTTCGCGCGCCTCGGTTTCGTCCATGCCGGCGAAGAAGCACGCGCCAACTACGTGGGCCTCGATACCCTGCGCATCGATACCCTGCGCGCACCGCCGTCGGGCGTGCCGGAACCGGCCACCCTGCTGATCTTCGGCCTCGGCATGGCGGGCCTGGCCGCGGCGCGCCGCCGCTGA
- a CDS encoding DUF2058 domain-containing protein, protein MVSLQEQLLKAGLVDKKKVQKVNQDKSKQKKIERRTGAETVNESREAALELQRKNAERARELNAQRDAAAAQQAVKAQIAQLVEQNRQPRSKNGKGDIAYHFTHGSKIERIYVSGQVQQHLVAGRLVIVFLKGNYELVPKVIGEKIAERDPESVIQVRQASTAVDEDDPYADFKIPDDFTW, encoded by the coding sequence ATGGTCTCGCTGCAGGAACAGTTGCTGAAAGCCGGCCTGGTGGACAAGAAGAAGGTTCAGAAGGTCAACCAGGACAAGAGCAAGCAGAAAAAAATCGAGCGCCGCACCGGCGCCGAAACGGTGAACGAGTCGCGCGAGGCTGCGCTGGAATTGCAACGCAAGAATGCCGAGCGGGCACGCGAACTGAATGCGCAGCGCGACGCCGCCGCCGCCCAGCAGGCGGTCAAGGCGCAGATCGCCCAGCTGGTGGAGCAGAATCGCCAGCCGCGCAGCAAGAACGGCAAAGGCGACATCGCCTATCACTTTACGCATGGCAGCAAGATCGAGCGTATCTATGTGTCCGGGCAGGTGCAGCAGCACCTGGTGGCGGGGCGGCTGGTGATCGTGTTCCTGAAAGGGAACTATGAGCTGGTGCCGAAGGTCATCGGCGAGAAGATCGCCGAGCGCGACCCGGAAAGCGTCATCCAGGTCAGGCAGGCCAGCACGGCAGTCGATGAGGACGACCCGTATGCCGACTTCAAGATCCCGGACGACTTCACCTGGTAA
- a CDS encoding MerR family transcriptional regulator, which produces MDEQRVESREVTYRSGVAARLAGLPVETLRVWERRYALSDTQRSAHGQRLYTAEQVRRLGLLKQLVDLGHPIGVLTGLPVERLEEMIAPNTARVADVSGPMRALVVGDSLVRRIAASGRDGRALQVQGHCARIDQVASLADSGALDVLLIEASELDEAAVAQIAAARDITRPVATVVLYRFCGSATIRALRSQGCLVARVPAEIGELVLLCRSALAGQGLPASEPAGEPVAPRRFDDQALAAITAAGNRLSCECPRHLSEILMMVGSFERYSAQCAARNQEDARLHRELELASGRARMVLETAMERLALAEGLPMPGKPG; this is translated from the coding sequence ATGGATGAACAGCGGGTCGAGAGCCGCGAAGTCACCTACCGGAGCGGGGTTGCCGCGCGTCTTGCCGGCTTGCCCGTGGAGACCTTGCGGGTCTGGGAGCGGCGCTATGCGCTGTCGGACACCCAGCGCTCGGCGCACGGCCAGCGGCTTTACACGGCCGAGCAGGTGCGTCGCCTGGGCTTGCTCAAGCAACTGGTCGACCTGGGGCACCCGATCGGCGTCCTCACCGGCCTGCCGGTCGAGCGCCTGGAAGAAATGATTGCGCCGAACACGGCGCGCGTGGCCGACGTCAGCGGACCGATGCGGGCGCTGGTGGTGGGCGACAGCCTGGTGCGCCGCATCGCTGCCAGCGGGCGCGACGGTCGTGCGCTGCAGGTGCAAGGCCACTGCGCCCGGATCGACCAGGTAGCGTCGCTCGCGGACAGCGGGGCGCTGGACGTGCTGCTGATCGAAGCCTCGGAACTCGACGAGGCCGCGGTGGCGCAGATCGCGGCGGCGCGCGACATCACGCGGCCGGTGGCGACCGTGGTGCTGTACCGCTTCTGCGGCAGCGCCACGATCCGCGCGCTGCGCTCCCAGGGCTGCCTGGTTGCGCGGGTGCCGGCCGAGATCGGCGAGCTGGTACTGCTGTGCCGGTCCGCGCTGGCGGGGCAGGGCCTGCCCGCGTCCGAGCCGGCCGGCGAACCGGTGGCGCCGCGCCGCTTCGACGACCAGGCGCTGGCCGCCATCACGGCGGCCGGCAACCGCCTGTCCTGCGAATGCCCGCGCCACCTGTCCGAGATCCTGATGATGGTCGGCAGCTTCGAGCGCTACAGCGCCCAGTGCGCCGCGCGCAACCAGGAAGATGCGCGCCTGCACCGCGAGCTCGAGCTGGCCTCGGGGCGCGCACGCATGGTGCTGGAAACGGCGATGGAAAGGCTGGCGCTGGCGGAAGGCTTGCCGATGCCTGGCAAGCCCGGCTGA
- a CDS encoding DUF2945 domain-containing protein — MADAFKPGDKVQWQSSQGTVHGTIKKKLTAPTEIKGHHVAASRAHPEYLVVSDKTGAEAAHKPEALKKA, encoded by the coding sequence ATGGCAGACGCGTTCAAACCCGGCGACAAGGTGCAGTGGCAATCGTCGCAAGGAACGGTGCACGGCACCATCAAGAAGAAGCTGACTGCGCCAACCGAGATCAAGGGCCACCACGTGGCGGCCTCGCGCGCGCATCCCGAGTACCTGGTGGTCAGCGACAAGACCGGCGCCGAGGCGGCGCACAAGCCCGAGGCGCTCAAGAAGGCCTGA
- a CDS encoding trehalose-6-phosphate synthase translates to MRLRSLHLSLRFIVPLACVLALIGYFALPWIESTTVRWFVRDLDARSSLVSSTLQQPLLNYIESNADEQIDDMFNRAIQDERLYAIGFCGPDGKLSHKTVTYPNALGCWQGADSAAARNPVLYLPQGAVHVSAKELTRDGNRAGRLILVQDMRFIELRGSDAKRYIVGLFVLVACVVSIITILIAQLSWHGWVRGVREMMRGELWPKSPRLASPELAPLASDLRSMLQEYQRDLQGSNVEASTWDAETLKSLLNQDLAGDEILVVSNREPYIHVNTPDGVRVQRPASGLVTAVEAVMRACSGTWIAHGAGSADRVTVDANDHVRVPPENPSYTLRRVWLSKKEEQGYYYGFANEGLWPLCHIAHVRPVFRSSDWDEYVKVNQRFADAVISEAHSDNPVVLVQDYHFALLPRMVRAVLPKATIITFWHIPWPNPESFGICPWREEILDGMLGSTILGFHTPFHRKNFLDTVDRYLETRIEDEASTISYGNQLTQVKPYPISIAWPEPPPDEQDIDACRAEVRRALGVPADRLLGIGVDRLDYTKGIIERFQAVERLLELYPEMIGKFTFVQIAAPTRSSLDEYQSFEASVQALVKRINERFANDAYLPIILKAEHHEQKALRSYFRAAEVCSVTSLHDGMNLVAKEFIAARDDEQGVLILSRFTGAARELHEALIVNPYHIEEGAEALYRALHMPAGEQRERMRSMRRRVRDFNVYRWAGRMLQDAARLRQRERVKSRIISLSQDRARKGRA, encoded by the coding sequence ATGCGCTTAAGATCGCTTCATCTTTCACTACGCTTCATCGTTCCCCTGGCGTGCGTGCTGGCCTTGATCGGCTACTTCGCCCTCCCCTGGATCGAAAGCACGACCGTGCGCTGGTTCGTCCGCGACCTGGATGCGCGCTCCAGCCTGGTGTCGAGTACATTGCAGCAGCCCCTGCTCAACTACATCGAGTCGAATGCGGACGAGCAAATCGATGACATGTTCAACCGTGCCATCCAGGACGAACGCCTGTATGCGATCGGTTTCTGCGGTCCTGATGGCAAGTTGTCCCACAAGACCGTTACCTACCCCAATGCCTTGGGCTGCTGGCAGGGCGCGGACAGCGCAGCGGCGCGCAATCCCGTGCTGTATCTGCCGCAGGGAGCGGTCCACGTTTCCGCCAAGGAACTGACCCGGGACGGCAATCGTGCCGGTCGCCTGATCCTGGTCCAGGACATGCGCTTCATCGAACTGCGCGGTTCAGATGCCAAGCGATACATCGTGGGACTGTTTGTACTGGTTGCATGTGTCGTGTCGATCATCACGATACTGATCGCACAGCTCAGCTGGCACGGCTGGGTAAGGGGTGTTCGGGAAATGATGCGTGGTGAACTGTGGCCCAAATCGCCGCGCCTGGCGTCGCCGGAGTTGGCGCCGCTGGCAAGCGACCTGCGCTCGATGCTGCAGGAATACCAGCGCGATTTGCAAGGGAGTAATGTCGAGGCGAGTACATGGGATGCGGAAACGCTCAAGTCCTTGCTGAATCAAGACCTGGCCGGCGACGAAATCCTGGTGGTGTCGAACCGGGAGCCCTACATTCATGTGAACACACCCGACGGGGTCAGGGTGCAGCGTCCCGCCAGCGGCCTGGTGACCGCCGTGGAGGCGGTGATGCGCGCCTGTTCCGGCACCTGGATCGCGCACGGCGCCGGGTCGGCCGACCGCGTCACGGTGGACGCCAACGACCACGTCCGCGTCCCGCCCGAGAACCCGAGCTACACGCTGCGCCGCGTCTGGCTGTCGAAGAAAGAGGAGCAGGGCTACTACTACGGCTTTGCCAACGAAGGCTTGTGGCCCTTGTGCCATATCGCCCACGTGCGGCCGGTGTTCCGCTCGTCGGACTGGGATGAATACGTCAAGGTCAACCAGCGTTTTGCCGACGCCGTGATCAGCGAGGCGCATTCCGACAACCCGGTCGTGCTGGTGCAGGACTATCACTTCGCCCTGCTGCCGCGAATGGTACGCGCGGTGCTGCCGAAGGCGACCATCATCACCTTCTGGCACATCCCGTGGCCGAACCCCGAATCCTTCGGTATCTGCCCGTGGCGCGAAGAAATCCTCGACGGCATGCTGGGCAGCACGATCCTGGGCTTCCACACGCCATTTCACAGAAAGAATTTCCTCGATACCGTGGACCGCTACCTGGAGACGCGCATCGAGGACGAGGCATCGACCATCAGCTATGGCAACCAGCTGACCCAGGTCAAGCCTTATCCGATCTCGATCGCCTGGCCGGAGCCGCCCCCGGACGAGCAGGATATCGATGCCTGCCGCGCCGAAGTCCGGCGGGCGCTGGGTGTGCCGGCGGACCGCTTGCTGGGGATCGGTGTCGACCGCCTCGACTATACCAAGGGCATCATCGAACGCTTCCAGGCGGTCGAACGCCTGCTCGAGCTGTATCCGGAGATGATCGGGAAGTTCACCTTCGTGCAGATCGCGGCGCCGACCCGTTCCTCGCTCGACGAGTACCAGAGTTTCGAGGCAAGCGTGCAGGCGCTGGTCAAACGCATCAATGAGCGCTTTGCCAACGATGCTTACCTGCCGATCATCCTGAAGGCCGAGCATCATGAACAGAAAGCCCTGCGTTCTTATTTCCGCGCAGCCGAGGTGTGCAGCGTGACCAGCCTGCACGACGGCATGAACCTGGTGGCCAAGGAGTTCATTGCCGCCCGAGACGACGAGCAGGGGGTGCTGATCCTGAGCCGGTTCACCGGCGCGGCGCGCGAGCTGCATGAAGCGCTGATCGTCAATCCCTACCATATCGAAGAGGGGGCGGAGGCGCTGTACCGGGCGCTGCACATGCCGGCCGGCGAGCAGCGCGAACGGATGCGCAGCATGCGCCGTCGGGTGCGCGACTTCAACGTCTACCGCTGGGCCGGCCGCATGCTGCAGGATGCCGCCCGCCTGCGCCAGCGCGAGCGCGTGAAATCGCGCATCATCTCGCTCAGCCAGGACCGGGCACGCAAGGGGCGGGCATGA
- the otsB gene encoding trehalose-phosphatase codes for MSDTERKPTGRGPTDDAALALLAAHEGALFLDFDGTLVDIAPLPSQVIVPPALLAALGVLQLRLGGRLAVISGRPIAELDSLLAPLVLPAAGVHGMERRGADGVLRRLPPPDFTRVRAQAQELAARHPGLWVEEKHGALALHCRQAPDLYDLCSAQLGAAVQEGAGLVLMEGKMIIEVKAAGVSKGTAIRDFLDEAPFRGHRPLFVGDDTTDEAGFDYVQSTDGIGLKVGPGPSAARCRIASAEALRTALAQVAATPTIGKDTR; via the coding sequence ATGAGCGATACCGAGCGTAAGCCGACCGGGCGCGGCCCGACCGATGATGCGGCGCTGGCACTGCTGGCCGCGCACGAAGGCGCGCTGTTCCTCGATTTCGACGGCACCCTGGTCGACATCGCGCCGCTGCCGAGCCAGGTGATCGTGCCGCCTGCGCTGCTCGCCGCGCTGGGCGTCCTGCAGCTGCGGCTCGGCGGCAGGCTGGCCGTCATTTCCGGGCGTCCGATCGCCGAGCTCGACAGTTTGCTGGCGCCGCTCGTGCTGCCGGCCGCCGGCGTGCATGGCATGGAGCGGCGCGGCGCCGACGGCGTGCTGCGGCGCCTGCCGCCGCCCGACTTCACGCGCGTGCGCGCACAGGCTCAGGAACTGGCCGCCCGCCATCCCGGCCTGTGGGTCGAGGAAAAGCATGGCGCGCTGGCCTTGCATTGCCGCCAGGCACCGGATTTGTATGACTTGTGCAGCGCGCAGCTCGGGGCCGCGGTCCAGGAGGGCGCCGGCCTGGTCCTGATGGAGGGCAAAATGATCATCGAGGTCAAGGCTGCGGGCGTCAGCAAGGGTACGGCGATCCGCGACTTCCTTGACGAAGCCCCGTTCCGCGGCCACCGGCCGCTGTTTGTCGGCGACGATACAACCGACGAGGCGGGCTTCGATTACGTGCAGAGCACCGACGGGATCGGCCTCAAGGTGGGACCGGGTCCGAGTGCGGCCCGGTGCCGCATCGCGTCGGCGGAGGCCTTGCGCACGGCATTGGCGCAGGTGGCCGCCACGCCAACCATAGGAAAGGACACACGATGA
- a CDS encoding glycoside hydrolase family 15 protein, whose protein sequence is MIDVSQKPASPGLHEAPGSLDCGVIGNCAFSAMIDRMGRMVWCCLPRFDGDPVFNALLDPSENGSLWSIEVEDFARSEQVYEPNTAVLRTRLYDSAGEGIEITDFAPRFLSRDRMFRPLMLVRRVRPLGTGVRIRVKLRPRFEWGARRPEITQGSHHIRYVGATQTLRLNTDASLSYVLAESFFLLDRPMNFMLGPDETLADGIEETAHRFEKDTIGYWRTWSRRLALPLEWQDVVIRAAITLKLSLFEDTGAIIAAMTTSIPEAPGSERNWDYRYCWLRDAFFVIRALNSLSEVGTMEDYLRWLHNVVARAKGGHIQPLYGIGLEEHLPESIVDHLPGYRNTKPVRVGNQAQEHFQHDVYGNIVLGAAQAFFDHRLFRRAGHAEFRQLEAVGEQAFRLHAEPDAGMWELRTRARVHTSSVLMNWAACDRLAKIAAELELPDRATLWAERAELIRNRLLKEAWSEERQAFAESLGGRDLDASVLLMAEINFIDPKDPRFVATVDALERSLCDGPYMRRYEAPDDFGKPETAFNICTFWRIDALARIGRVDEARAVFEAMLAARNHLGLLSEDTHPVTGEMWGNFPQTYSMVGLINCAMRLSASWNSVV, encoded by the coding sequence ATGATTGATGTTTCGCAAAAGCCAGCATCGCCCGGGCTGCATGAAGCGCCAGGATCCCTCGATTGCGGCGTCATCGGCAATTGCGCTTTCAGCGCCATGATCGACCGCATGGGCAGGATGGTGTGGTGCTGCCTGCCGCGTTTCGACGGCGACCCGGTTTTCAACGCCTTGCTCGATCCGAGCGAGAACGGCAGCTTGTGGAGCATCGAGGTCGAGGACTTCGCGCGCAGCGAGCAGGTCTATGAACCGAATACGGCGGTGCTGCGTACGCGCCTGTACGACAGCGCCGGCGAGGGCATCGAGATCACCGACTTCGCGCCGCGCTTCCTGAGCCGCGACCGGATGTTCCGCCCCCTGATGCTGGTGCGTCGGGTCCGGCCGCTCGGCACTGGCGTGCGCATCCGGGTCAAGCTGCGGCCCCGCTTCGAATGGGGCGCGCGCCGCCCCGAGATCACGCAGGGCAGCCACCACATCCGCTATGTCGGTGCGACGCAGACCTTGCGCCTGAATACCGATGCATCGCTCAGCTATGTACTGGCCGAATCGTTCTTCCTGCTCGATCGCCCGATGAATTTCATGCTGGGACCGGACGAGACGCTGGCCGACGGGATCGAGGAGACCGCGCACCGTTTTGAGAAGGACACCATCGGCTACTGGCGTACCTGGTCGCGCCGGCTGGCCCTGCCGCTCGAATGGCAGGATGTCGTGATCCGGGCGGCGATCACGCTCAAACTGTCCTTGTTCGAAGACACCGGCGCCATCATCGCCGCCATGACCACCAGCATCCCGGAAGCGCCAGGCAGCGAGCGCAACTGGGATTACCGCTACTGCTGGCTGCGCGACGCCTTCTTCGTGATCCGGGCGCTCAACAGCCTGTCGGAAGTCGGGACCATGGAGGATTACCTGCGCTGGCTGCACAATGTGGTGGCGCGCGCCAAGGGCGGCCACATCCAGCCCCTGTACGGCATCGGACTCGAGGAGCATCTGCCCGAATCGATCGTCGACCATTTGCCCGGCTATCGCAATACCAAGCCGGTGCGGGTCGGCAACCAGGCGCAGGAGCATTTCCAGCACGATGTGTACGGCAATATCGTGCTCGGCGCGGCGCAGGCATTTTTCGATCACCGCCTGTTCCGTCGCGCCGGGCATGCCGAGTTCCGGCAACTCGAGGCAGTGGGCGAACAGGCCTTCCGCCTGCATGCCGAGCCGGATGCCGGCATGTGGGAGCTGCGCACGCGGGCACGGGTGCATACCTCGTCGGTGCTGATGAATTGGGCCGCATGCGACCGCCTGGCCAAGATCGCCGCCGAGCTGGAATTGCCTGATCGCGCCACGCTGTGGGCCGAGCGTGCCGAGCTGATCCGCAACCGCCTGCTGAAGGAAGCCTGGAGCGAAGAGCGCCAGGCCTTCGCCGAAAGCCTGGGTGGCCGTGACCTGGACGCCAGCGTCCTCCTGATGGCGGAAATCAATTTCATCGATCCGAAAGACCCGCGCTTCGTCGCCACCGTCGATGCGCTGGAACGCTCGCTGTGCGATGGCCCCTACATGCGCCGCTACGAGGCGCCGGATGATTTCGGCAAACCGGAGACCGCCTTCAATATCTGTACCTTCTGGCGCATCGACGCGCTGGCGCGGATCGGGAGGGTGGACGAAGCGCGTGCCGTGTTCGAGGCCATGCTCGCGGCGCGCAATCATCTGGGCCTGCTGTCCGAGGATACCCATCCGGTCACCGGCGAGATGTGGGGGAATTTCCCGCAGACCTATTCGATGGTGGGCTTGATCAATTGTGCGATGCGCCTCTCGGCCTCGTGGAACAGCGTGGTCTGA
- a CDS encoding toxic anion resistance protein: protein MKPLFSSDEEAQAASPVPATPAPAFPPLLEPAGTQDMLPASRPEAGTAPLVRVDISGIDDKAIESLGGSTGAGVAKVSAKLLGTVRASDADVFGTQLNELIATSKGLDPAKLRSGGLLSRVTNMFGSVKEKMLSQYQVVESRMDTLVGEMTRHATVHRNRIQDFDEMYKGLEMYYQGLDADVKKGEAWADKLRQAVAQQAAPANAFEAQQATELKRRLERLEKRIDDLKRAMLMATQMVPQIRLSQDNARALTDTFTDIVNVSIPAWRNVFSLYLLQLEAKQSAAVANAAYDATDAAFRAQADMLLENTETVARVKQRSLVSLETAQHVQAQLVTAFDKLEQISNEGQQRRKDELPKLQELERELIARFSANGSPAAA, encoded by the coding sequence ATGAAACCGCTGTTCTCCTCCGACGAAGAAGCCCAGGCCGCATCCCCGGTGCCGGCAACGCCTGCGCCGGCGTTCCCGCCCTTGCTGGAGCCGGCCGGCACGCAGGACATGCTGCCGGCCTCGCGTCCGGAGGCCGGCACGGCCCCGCTGGTCCGTGTCGATATTTCCGGTATCGACGACAAGGCCATCGAATCCCTGGGCGGCTCGACCGGCGCCGGGGTGGCGAAGGTCTCGGCCAAGCTGCTCGGCACCGTGCGTGCGTCCGATGCGGACGTGTTCGGCACGCAGCTGAACGAACTGATCGCCACCTCCAAGGGCCTGGACCCGGCCAAGCTGCGTTCCGGCGGCCTGCTGTCGCGCGTGACGAACATGTTCGGCTCGGTGAAGGAAAAGATGCTGTCGCAGTACCAGGTGGTCGAATCGCGCATGGACACCCTGGTGGGGGAGATGACGCGCCATGCGACCGTGCACAGGAACCGCATCCAGGATTTCGACGAAATGTACAAGGGCCTCGAAATGTACTATCAAGGCCTGGATGCCGACGTCAAGAAGGGCGAAGCCTGGGCCGACAAGCTCCGGCAGGCAGTGGCGCAGCAGGCTGCGCCGGCCAATGCCTTCGAGGCGCAGCAGGCGACTGAGCTCAAGCGCCGTCTCGAGCGGCTCGAAAAGCGCATCGACGACCTGAAGCGCGCCATGCTGATGGCCACGCAAATGGTGCCGCAGATCCGCCTGTCGCAGGACAATGCGCGCGCGCTGACCGACACCTTCACCGATATCGTCAACGTGTCGATTCCGGCCTGGCGCAACGTGTTCTCGCTGTATCTGCTGCAACTGGAAGCCAAGCAGAGCGCGGCGGTCGCCAACGCCGCCTACGACGCCACCGACGCGGCGTTCCGCGCCCAGGCCGACATGCTGCTGGAAAATACCGAGACCGTGGCCCGCGTCAAGCAGCGTTCCCTGGTCAGCCTGGAAACCGCCCAGCACGTCCAGGCGCAGCTGGTGACCGCGTTCGACAAGCTCGAGCAGATCTCGAACGAAGGCCAGCAGCGCCGCAAGGACGAGCTGCCGAAACTGCAGGAGCTGGAGCGCGAACTGATTGCGCGCTTCTCCGCGAATGGGTCGCCGGCTGCGGCATAA
- a CDS encoding TerD family protein yields the protein MSTTLATGHRINLEKTAPGLKRVRIGLGWKVNPVEGQPFDLDASVFLCRKDASDHPVMISNAHFVYYNHATSPDGAVVHSGDNRTGDKDGDDEVITVDLGKVDAEVVEMPIVVTIHDAEARKQTFGRVSDAYVKVYNDETGEVIAEYDLDEDYADKTALQFGSLYRKDGEWRFQAVGAGFKLNLATFIRKLGGTV from the coding sequence ATGTCGACGACGCTTGCAACTGGCCATCGCATCAACCTCGAAAAAACCGCCCCGGGCCTGAAACGTGTCCGTATCGGCCTTGGATGGAAGGTCAACCCGGTCGAAGGCCAGCCCTTCGACCTCGACGCGTCGGTATTCCTGTGCAGGAAAGATGCGAGCGACCATCCGGTCATGATCAGCAATGCCCACTTCGTCTATTACAACCACGCCACCTCCCCGGACGGTGCGGTCGTGCATTCCGGCGACAACCGCACCGGTGACAAGGACGGCGACGACGAAGTCATCACCGTCGACCTGGGCAAGGTCGACGCGGAGGTCGTCGAGATGCCGATCGTGGTGACCATCCACGACGCCGAGGCGCGCAAGCAGACGTTCGGCCGTGTCAGCGATGCTTACGTGAAGGTGTACAACGACGAGACCGGCGAAGTGATCGCCGAATACGACCTGGACGAAGACTACGCGGACAAGACCGCGCTGCAGTTCGGTTCGCTGTACCGCAAGGATGGCGAATGGCGCTTCCAGGCGGTCGGCGCAGGCTTCAAGCTGAATCTGGCGACCTTCATCCGCAAGCTCGGCGGCACCGTCTGA
- a CDS encoding type 1 glutamine amidotransferase domain-containing protein produces the protein MKVLMVVTSHDQLGDTGKKTGFWLEEFAAPYYTFKDAGAELTVVSPLGGQPPLDPKSDEPDAQTEATRRFKADAAAQAVLAKTGKLAEVNAADFDAVFYPGGHGPLWDLAEDKASIALIEAMAAAGKPVAAVCHAPGVLRHVKGADGSPLVKGKRVTGFTNTEEEAVGLTQVVPFLVEDMLKKNGGQYSKGEDWASYVLTDGKLVTGQNPASSEEGARALLKLLA, from the coding sequence ATGAAAGTATTGATGGTAGTGACCTCGCATGACCAACTCGGCGATACGGGCAAGAAAACCGGCTTCTGGCTGGAAGAATTCGCCGCGCCGTACTACACCTTCAAGGATGCCGGCGCCGAGCTCACCGTGGTATCGCCACTGGGAGGACAGCCCCCGCTCGACCCGAAGAGCGACGAACCGGATGCCCAGACCGAGGCCACCCGCCGCTTCAAGGCCGACGCTGCCGCGCAGGCCGTGCTCGCCAAGACCGGCAAGCTGGCCGAGGTCAACGCCGCCGACTTCGATGCCGTGTTCTATCCGGGCGGACACGGCCCGCTGTGGGACCTGGCCGAAGACAAGGCATCGATCGCCCTGATCGAAGCGATGGCCGCTGCCGGCAAGCCGGTCGCCGCCGTCTGCCATGCTCCCGGCGTGCTGCGTCACGTCAAAGGCGCCGACGGTAGCCCGCTGGTCAAGGGCAAGCGCGTAACCGGCTTCACCAACACCGAAGAAGAAGCGGTCGGCCTCACGCAGGTGGTGCCCTTCCTGGTCGAGGACATGCTCAAGAAAAATGGCGGCCAATATTCGAAAGGTGAGGACTGGGCGTCGTATGTGCTGACTGACGGCAAGCTGGTCACCGGACAGAACCCGGCCTCGTCGGAAGAAGGCGCAAGAGCGCTGCTCAAGCTGCTGGCATGA
- a CDS encoding NADP-dependent oxidoreductase, producing MPQNATINRSIVLQQRPQGAPDADTFRLVEAPVPVPQDGQVLLRTLFLSLDPYMRGRISEAKSYAEPVAIGAVMVGGTISRVEASRHPGFEVGQLVLGYSGWQDYALSDGTGLNKLGDDVQLASRALGVLGMPGFTAYMGLLDIGQPRAGETVVVAAASGAVGSLVGQIAKLKGARAVGIAGGAEKCRYVVEELGFDACIDHRAPDFAQQLAAACPGGIDVYFENVGGAVFDAVLPLLNTKARVPVCGLIADYNATALPPGPDRLGLLARTILTQRIKMQGFIIFDDYGPRYGEFFAQMSAWLQDGKIKFREDVVDGLENAPQAFRGLLEGKNFGKLVVRVASN from the coding sequence ATGCCGCAAAACGCCACCATCAACCGCAGCATCGTGCTGCAACAGCGCCCGCAGGGCGCTCCCGACGCCGATACCTTCCGCCTGGTGGAAGCACCGGTGCCGGTTCCGCAGGACGGCCAGGTGCTGCTGCGTACGCTGTTCCTGTCACTCGACCCTTACATGCGCGGGCGCATCAGCGAGGCCAAATCGTATGCCGAGCCGGTCGCCATCGGCGCCGTCATGGTCGGCGGCACGATCTCGCGCGTGGAAGCCTCGCGCCACCCCGGCTTCGAGGTGGGCCAGCTGGTGCTCGGCTACAGCGGCTGGCAGGACTACGCGCTGTCCGACGGCACCGGCCTGAACAAACTCGGCGACGACGTGCAACTGGCCTCGCGCGCACTTGGCGTACTCGGCATGCCCGGCTTCACCGCCTACATGGGCCTGCTCGACATCGGCCAGCCGCGGGCGGGTGAAACGGTCGTCGTCGCGGCCGCCAGCGGCGCGGTCGGCTCGCTGGTCGGGCAGATCGCCAAGCTCAAGGGCGCGCGTGCGGTCGGCATCGCCGGCGGCGCCGAAAAATGCCGCTATGTGGTCGAGGAGCTCGGCTTCGATGCCTGCATCGACCACCGCGCACCGGATTTCGCGCAGCAGCTGGCCGCAGCCTGCCCAGGCGGCATCGACGTGTATTTCGAGAATGTCGGCGGCGCCGTGTTCGACGCCGTGCTGCCCTTGCTTAACACGAAAGCGCGCGTCCCCGTCTGCGGCCTGATCGCCGACTACAACGCCACCGCACTGCCGCCCGGCCCGGACCGGCTCGGCCTGCTGGCGCGCACCATTCTCACCCAGCGCATCAAGATGCAGGGCTTCATTATTTTCGACGACTACGGGCCGCGCTACGGCGAATTCTTTGCCCAGATGAGCGCATGGCTCCAGGACGGCAAGATCAAGTTCCGGGAAGACGTGGTTGATGGCCTCGAGAATGCGCCGCAGGCCTTCAGGGGCCTCCTCGAAGGAAAGAATTTCGGCAAGCTCGTGGTGCGCGTCGCATCCAATTAA